In a genomic window of Zootoca vivipara chromosome 5, rZooViv1.1, whole genome shotgun sequence:
- the NEUROG3 gene encoding neurogenin-3 has translation MSPKTASSSPASTTSEGEPLSSGISDDDASFASSSCSLGAGGSLPSSPSPCLLLVEVGAGAARGGPAKARRGRGPGKGEGLGPTKAKRSRRMKANDRERNRMHNLNSALDALRGVLPTFPDDAKLTKIETLRFAHNYIWALTETLRLADQNLAAAGPGQEVGPAFQQLGAGSDSLAAWPTCCQWDSASLDSPGSQEGSLSPTDSFQAPGGATLRLRRPPERAVFPDFV, from the coding sequence ATGTCTCCCAAGACGGCCTCCTCTTCGCCAGCCTCGACCACCAGCGAGGGGGAACCGCTCTCGTCAGGCATCTCCGACGATGACGCCTCCTTCGCCTCGTCTTCCTGTTCGCTGGGCGCCGGCGGCAGCCTGCCTTCGTCTCCTAGCCCCTGTCTGCTCCTGGTCGAGGTGGGCGCGGGGGCGGCGCGCGGCGGCCCGGCGAAAGCGCGTCGGGGCCGAGGGCCGGGCAAGGGCGAAGGGCTGGGCCCGACCAAGGCGAAGCGGAGCCGGCGCATGAAGGCCAACGACCGGGAGCGCAACCGGATGCACAACCTGAACTCGGCGCTGGACGCGCTGCGAGGTGTCTTGCCCACCTTCCCCGACGACGCCAAGCTGACCAAGATCGAGACGCTGCGCTTCGCGCACAACTACATCTGGGCGCTCACCGAGACCCTCCGCCTGGCCGACCAGAACTTGGCCGCCGCGGGCCCGGGCCAAGAAGTTGGCCCCGCTTTCCAGCAGCTGGGCGCCGGCTCCGACAGCCTGGCTGCCTGGCCCACTTGCTGCCAGTGGGACTCCGCCTCGCTGGACTCGCCCGGCTCGCAAGAGGGCAGCCTCAGTCCCACGGACTCCTTCCAGGCGCCCGGCGGGGCCACTCTCCGCCTCAGGCGCCCCCCGGAGCGCGCGGTCTTCCCGGACTTTGTCTGA